In the Bacillus amyloliquefaciens DSM 7 = ATCC 23350 genome, TCTGTAATGATCTCTTGAAAGTGTTAAACCGCATCTATGTCTCATATCACATGTTAAACAATCCTGGAAGGAATCATAGCTTACGCTTGACCACTCTTCATTCGTCAAATCAGCGTACTGCTTGCGGTCGCCGTACGGATAAAAGCGCTGCATCGCTTGTGATTCATGCACGAATGAAGGCAGCGACTCATAAAGATCCAGCCACTTTTCATCATCAGAACGCTGCATCGTTTTCTCAAGCTTTTTCAGACACAGGTACTGCTCATGGGATTTTGACAGCCTTGTATCAATCTGTAAATCCAAATGTTCTGTCAGCTTGGAAATATCGCCTTCTTTTTTGACAAGCTGTTCAATTAACGTTTCATCGGCGCATGCAATAATGGCCGGTTTCCCCGTATATCTGGCATAGCTGATGGCAAACAGCAGATACACCAGCGTTTTCCCCGTACCGACTCCTGCCTCAGCGAACATGACCTTTTTCTCTTTAAATGCCCGTTCAAGCTGAAACGCCATAAATACCTGCTCATCCCGAAGGTCAAAGCCTTTTTCGGGAAGGATATCGTAAAACACGTCACCAATCCAATTGTTCAATTCTTCGTAAAAATTCTTTTCTTTTGTTAAAGCAAAAGGCAAACGTGATGTTGTCACCCAACTCCAACCCCTAACTATTCGGCATTCAGACCATCTATAATATCATTTAACCCTTTTCAATACAACAAAAAAACTTGGCCGCGCCAAGTTTTTGTAATTGTTATTTCCGATTAATGACATGTGAACATAAAAACGGATGGTCTGTTGAATGTGTGTGTTTTACCGCATTTTCAAGATTTTCCTGTGCGTGTGTCACGGCGGAAGGATCTAGCTCCGCTCCGGCTTCCTGCAGCTGGGACGCAGTTGCTTCTAACGCCTTTTGTATTTTACTGAAGTACTCACTGTTCAGCATAAAATAAGATCACCTCTCAAATAGAAATAATCATCATTCTATGCCGATGCCTCACTTTCTATACATGCCTTCCTGAATGATCCGCACCTGACCTGCACAAACTACAACAGATATTCGATCGAATATCCATCTTCACAAATTTATTCTATCCGGGAGTGATGGTTACATGAGTTATAAAGATCGATTAGATCAGCATTCTGAATTGTTTCATCACAATTGGACGCGGCCGAAACGCTCTAAATCGCAAGTGAACGGCCACACCGAAATGTCCCAGACCAACATTATTTTACGGAGCAACGCAAAAGCGCACCGCTGGTAATGGCAGAATAAAACGTAAAGATGTTAAAAGGCTGTCGATATTCGACAGCCTTTTAAAATTATTTCTAATGAAATTTTTTCTGACTATTTTCTTTTCTCCACATAAATAGTTTTAGATTGAACTGCATCTTTCATTTTCCCACCTTTGTATAACTCAACATTAACCTGCCATCTCTCTTTAAATCCAGGTTTTAGTAGTTTACTAAAATAAAACTTCTTAACAGGTGTTTTATTCGAGAATGAACCTTTATAGGAAAAATCACCAATATTGTATTCTCCATCTAAGGTGGTAACACCCATTCGATAGTTCAATGTCCCACATTTTCCATTTGTCTGAGCATATACATCAATAGAAGTAGCATTTCTTGTATACGTTGTTGCGTCAGTCCAAACCCTAGCTTCACAACCTTTAATTCCATGAACTGTTTGCCATGAACTCATGGCTGCTTCTGCTTTAGGACTGCAAATAAAAGTAGACCCTGCTATCAGTAATGCAGAAGCACCCATCAAGATTTTCGATACTTTTTTCATTAATTCCAACTCCTTCATATTTTTACATAAAATATTATAAAACGATATTATATATATATCAAGACTAGTAGGTAAATTTTAAGAAATTAGTAAACTAAAGATACTTATAAAAAAGCAAATCCATTAAGGTTTTTTCTTTATTTTGAGGAAATTTACAGCCAATTTATGTATTTACTTTATTATCCAACAATACCTCACAGATATTTATATTTAAAAGTATAATAAATAGCCGAAAAACAAGAACACTAGTTCCTGTTTTTCGGCTATAACTTGAAAGACTTATTCATAACCTATTTTTAAAATCATGTTGTCACAAAAATTCTGCTATAAAAGGGACTATATTTTTGAAATTGTTTTTTTCTTTTTTGCCCAATACTGATAATAATCCGCTTTAATAAAACCGTTAAAGAGCTTGCGTTTTTTTGTCGCTTTTCTTCCGTAGGCTTCTTCAAATTGTTCATTTGACGTCAGCATGTAAACAGACCATGTATCAAGAGATTCGAATGCCCGGCCCATTTCTTTATACATCCGCTCGACTTCCTTTTTTTCGCCGAGCCGTTCGCCGTACGGAGGGTTTCCGACGATTACGCCGAATTCGAGTTTCGTCGTGAAATCCTGCACCCGCATTTGCTTGCATTCAATCAGATCCCCGAGCCCCGCTTCTTCTGCATTTTCTTTGGCGATGTTTACCATCCGGTGATCCACGTCACTTGCAAAAATCTGCAGCGGCTGATCATAGTTCGCCTTTTCTTCCACTTCAAGACGCGCCTTGTCCCACAGTTCTTTTCCGATCCATTCCCAGTCTTCTGAGACGAAATCACGATTAAATCCGGGAGCAATGTTTTGCCCGATTAAGGCGGCTTCAATCGCTATCGTGCCGGAACCGCAGAACGGATCAACGAACGGACGGTCAGGCGTCCAGTTGGTTAACAGAACTAACGCCGCAGCGAGCGTTTCTTTAATCGGAGCTCCGCCCTGATCAACCCTGTATCCCCGTTTGTGAAGACCTGTTCCTGATGAATCCAGCGTGATGACGGCTTTATCTTTCAAAAGCGAAATCTCCACTTTGTACTCGGGACCCGTTTCTTCAATCCATTCATTTTGTTTTCCTGATTGCAGCTTCAGCTTTTCCGCTATCGCCTTTTTGACGATGCGCTGGCAGTCAGGCACACTGGCAAGTACTGATTTCACGGACTTTCCGATTACCGGGAACTTTGCGTTTTCCGGAATATATGCGCGCCAGTCAATCGCTTTTGTTTTTTCAAACAGCTCATCAAACGTTTTTGCCTGAAACTCGGCGACCTGTACTTTAATGCGGTCAGCCGTCCGCAGCCATAGGTTAGCGCGGCAGATCGCAAGCGCGTCTCCTTCAAAAATGACTTTTCCGTTGTCTACTTTGCATTCATATCCTAAATCACGCACTTCTTTGGCGACAATCGCTTCAATTCCCATCGGCGCCGTCGCTATTAGTGTGTACTTCTTCATCGTATCACCCTGTCTCTTTTCAGCTTTCGTTTCATTCAAGATAAAAGCTCCCCTTTAAAGGAGAGCTCTAATTTGTCATATCAATAAATGTTTAACGTTCTGTAAGCCATGTTTTGTTCCGTCGTACTGCAATCGGCTCATCACCTCGTACTCAGGCGGCAATCATCTATCTACAGAAAGTATTCTGTCCTTCTATCCGTTCAGTTCCTTCAAGAAGGTTCCCCTACCAAAATTTGGGTTTCTCGCTCGAGGGGTTTACCGCGTTCCACTCTCATCATTTCTGATGAGACTTCGTCACTGTGGCACTTTCAAGGATACTCAGCCATATCCGAAGACGTAGGCTTTTTTCCTGCCGTCAGCCTATCAAGGCTGCCCTAGCTTATTTCTTCGCTAGGCACGAACACTACGGGCATCTCAGCACCGTGCGAGCATGGACTTTCCTCTACAGATTCAAAGATCTGCAGCGATTACCCGAACGTTAAGAACACTTGTTCATTATAAAGCAACTTGTCTCATTTGACAAGTGCATCTGTCTTATTCGTCATAAAGCTTGCTGCCGAATACATGTTTCTCAAGGTTGGACAGCCTTTTCAGAATATCAAAGTTGGTCGTATTGGACTGCACCGGCTGTTTTTTGCTTGCTTCTTCAAGCTGTTTTTTCAGCTGCAGATTTTCCTGCTGCAGTTCTTCAATTTCTTGATGGAAAGTTTCATAATCCTTAATAATCATATCTAAAAATTTGTCAACGTCTTCTTGTCTGTAACCTCTAACACCTGTTTTAAATTCTTTTTCCAAAATGTCTTTCGCAGAAAGCTTTACTTTATCAGCAAGCATCTTTTTCACCTCGTATCGTGAATCATCATGTTATATTTTATTCAGAAACACGTCCCGTTGTCAAATGTTCTCTGGCATGTTATGTAAAGAAGTCTTCTTCTTCAACGGCAGCCCGGAGATCGTCCATCGTAATCGAATAAATCGGATAACCGTCTTTTTCGCGGCGTTTTTCCGCCTGCTGCAGCATATATTTCGGCGACCCTTCCATCTCCGGATCATATAAAAGCAAAAGCGCGTCTGACTTTTCAATAAAGAACGCGTTTTTCTGCCGGAATTGAAGCGGGCTTTCGTACGGCCGATGCGTCAGGCTCTCCTCATAATCTGCCTGTGCAAGCACCGATTCATACATTTCTTTATTCGGTTCCTTCCACTTTTCCTCCTGGCCGTAGAACGGCGTGATAACGGCAACCTTTAATTCCGGATACTCTTCTCTGAGATCGTACGCCGTTTCTGCCGCCCAAAGCTCCGTCCCCAGCTGTCCGGATATGAGAATCCATTCCAAGCCTTCGTCAAGAAAGCTTCTGAGTCTGGTTTCTATCGCCTTTTTTATATAAATAAGCGCCCGGTCATCATGTTTAAAGATACCGAGTTCAAACGGCTTGTACCCCGTTACGGCTAATACTTTCAATTGATCACCTGCTTAAAAAATGGGGCTCCCCATCGGGCCCCATTTTGATTGATATCCTTACCGACTTTGCTTAAGCGTTCAATACTAATAATCGCAGCAAGGGCTTCCGCACTGAAAATGCTGGTGTGTCGTCGGATCAACATTTGAAAAAGTATGCGGATAGTAATGAACGTGCTCAAAGTTGTGGTGATTTACGTTAGTTGTATGTTGCGGATGAATATGCGGCACAACTGTGTTAGTAAAACAATGGTGTTCACAGCAATTAGTCGGATGGACAATCGGCGGCATTACGTTTGGGCAACAATGATGATGATGATGAAACATGCTAAATCCCCTCTCCATTAACTTTTATTACACTGTTAAGTTATGAAGAAAAGCGGGTGCATGTTCTAATTCAATCACCCAATTTAGAAATGCATCAGCAAGCTGTCTTTAAAATTCGTAAATACAAACGCAATCAAAAAAACCACGACAAAGAACAAGTAAAAAACACCTTTATACATACCAACTCTCCCCTATAAATAACTAACGCTATTTTACAGGATGCGGCACCATTCTACAACAAAATCGATGCGGATTCAGAAAAAAATATTTTTGGCGAAACAGCTCGGCTTTTGCGCTTTCCCGGGCAATATTTCAAGAGGAATATTTCCTCCTCAGCCGGGCAATTCTCACTTGGAGTTTCTCGGCTTCTTTTTCCGATATTTCATCGTCTTTTGCAGCCTTTTGCGCGGCCTGCAGAGCTTTTTTGAAATCTTTTGCGTGATGCTCAAAATAGATTGCCAGCTCTACCGCTGATTGATGTCTGCATATGTGAAGAGCGGAGTCCGTCAGTTTCTCCCAAAGGGGCACTGCTTCTTGCCTTCGGTTTTGTTTTTTATAAAGCATCGCTAAGTCAAAAAGGGCCCGATCCGAATCTTCAAAGTCTTTGCCTTGCAGCGCTTCCAGCTGCGAAACAGCGCGATCGGTTTCTTTATGAGCGATAAACCACTTCGCCATGGCGTACGCTTCCTGACGTTCTGACGTCTGATCAGAGGAGGCAAAAATCTTTTTTGACATATGAATGTAAAGAGCGATAAGGGAGAGCACATCTTGTTCATTATGGGAGAGCACTCCTTCCAGGAGAGCCGGGTCCTCCGCCTTTAAAAATTGGAAATACAGCATTGGAGCCAAATACCCGGGTGTATCTTCATCCCTTTTAAAGGCCAGCTCTTCATTTTCAACAGCCGAAAGCGATACACGCTCTAATTTATGTTTCCAAAGCCGTCTCGCCCCGTGCAGAAGATCAAAGTGGCCGAATTCAGGAAGTTTCGGAAGCCTGTCCCGAAGCAATGTGTGCCTTGTTTTTACCTGCGGCCAATCAAAGGCTTTGCCGTTATACGTCACAAGGGACGTAATATCAACCTCACTCAAAAAGCTTTGGTAAAGAGCCGCCTCGTTTCCCGGCTTGGGAAGCAGATGCTGTTTTACTATAACACGGTCTTCATATACTCTCGCATGACCGAGCAAAAAGATCATATTGCCGGCCCCGCCGCCAAGTCCGGTCGTTTCCGTATCAAAGAAAAACAGCTGGTTTTTTTCGTATCCTTCGGCTGATAAAGTATGCGTCAAACCGCCTTTATTCCATAACGCCATGACGTCATCAAGTTCATTGAAGCTATACCGTCCGTGGCGGTGCGAAAGCGGATAGACGGTTTCACGGATAAGGCAGTATTCATCCTCAAAGAAGAAAGGCTTCACTCCCAATGCCTCCCAATCTTCTCTAAACGGGACTTGAATATCAGGCACCGGAAGCGAAGAAGCTGCCGGCTTTTTCTCAGTTTCCGGGAGATTCAGGTGGTTTTTCATCCGCTTTAATTTATTTTTCAAGGACATCTCTCGTCCCCCTTTTCTTTTACACGTAATTTAAGAGCCGGAGAATCGCTTTCTTTGCATCAATTCCCTCTATTTCAGAGCCGATGCAGGAAGGACATCCGTCTTGACATGGACATTGTCTGATCAGACGCTCAGCCCCTTCATTGATTTCATCAAATCGTTTGTATACTTCATCAGCAAGTCCGATTCCGCCCGGATAATGATCATACAGAAAGATTGTCGGCAATCCCGTATGAGCGGCTTTGATCTGCGGCACGACATGTACATCATTTCGGTCGCACATGACGTATACAGGCACGATATGCTGCAGGACGTGAGCAATGCCTAAAAGGAGCTGTTCAAGCGTTTTTTCACCGATCTCCGAATCCGTCTCTTTTAATTCAAGCCACGCTGCACTGGTATGCAGCTCTTCTTCAGGAAGATGAATCGGTCCTGATCCTATATTTTCAAATGTCGTCATTTTAATTTTTTTAAATATCGTCGGAAGAGCGTTTACTGTCACGTCACCGAAATGTATGGCCGTTTTCCTTCTGCTTTCTGATCTGTCAATTTCCAGCACTTTCAGCTGCACCGCTAAATTGGCATCCGTATAATATTCGACATCGACTTTTCGCACGTATGCTTTTTTGTGCTCCCAATCAAGCTTTTCAACCTGGTACTGCACTCCTTCATGAAGATAAATCGCTTCATCATGAAGAAGCGTCATCGCGCTGAATCTGTCCATTTCTCCGATAATTTTTACATCAGCCGTTTCTGACCGATCAACGATGACCACGTTTTCCTGTGAGGCCGAACGGAGACTGATGTTTGAAGCGGGAAATGATTCGCTCGCCCAGTGATAGCGTTCACGGTTTTCGTGAAGGACGCCTTCTTCCTCTAAATACTCGAGAATGTCTCTTGCATCATTTTCTCCGAATGTTTCATCGGCTCTGAAAGGCAGCTCATACGCAGCGCATTTCAGATGATCGACCAGTATAATGAGATTATCAGGGTTTATCCGTGCAGATTCTGGAGAGCGTTTAAAGAAATAATCAGGATGGCGCACAATATATTGGTCAATCGGATCAGAATTCGCCACCATTACAATCAGCGCCTCTCCCTGCCGCCGTCCGGCCCGGCCCGCCTGCTGCCATGCGCTCGCGACACTGCCCGGGTATCCCGTCATCACACAGACCTGAAGCTGGCCGATATCAACGCCGAGCTCCAGTGCATTTGTGCTGACAACACCGAGAATGCTGCCGTCTCTTAACCCCCGCTCTATTTCTCTTCTTTCTTTCGGAAGATATCCGCCGCGATAGCCTCTGACAGACTTCGCGCCGATTTCTTTTTTTACGATTTCCTGAATGTGGCTTAAAATAATTTCAACCCGGACACGGCTTCTTGCAAAAACAATCGTCTGAATCTTATTTTTCAAAAACGTTTTGGCAAGTTCGTTCACTTCCACAGTGGCGCTTTTTCGAATATGCAGCGGTTTATTCACAATCGGAGGGTTGTAAAAAGCAAAGTGCTTTCTTCCGCTCGGGGCACCGTTGTCGTCAATCAGTTTCACAGAATTTCCCGTCAGCTGCTCCGCCAATTCTCTCGGATTGGCGATTGTGGCGGATGTGCAGATAAATAACGGCGTGCTTCCGTAAAAAGCGCAGATTCTCATTAAACGGCGGATGACGTTCGCCACATGGCTGCCGAATACGCCGCGGTACGTATGTAATTCGTCAATGACGATATATTTCAGGTTTTCAAACAGACTCACCCATTTTGTATGGTGGGGGAGAATCGCTGAATGAAGCATATCGGGATTTGTAATGACAATGTGTCCGGCTTTTCTGACCTTCTGCCTGATGGCCGGAGAGGTATCGCCGTCATAAGTGAAGCTTTTGATGTCCATGCCCGTCTCATCTATGATTTCGTTCAGCTCGCTTTTTTGATCCTGCGCGAGCGCCTTTGTCGGAAATAAATAAAGCGCGCGGCTTGAGGAATCTTCCGCGATAGACTGGAGAACCGGAAGATTATAGCACAAAGTTTTACCGGAGGCCGTCGGTGTGACGGCCACAATGCTTTCTCCGGTTTGAACCGTTTGAAAAGCGGAGTATTGATGTGTAAACAGCCGCTCGATCCCCCTCTTTTTGAGAGCCGCCCGGATTTTCGGGTTTACCTTATCCGGCATTGGCATGGTTTTCGCCTCCCGCGGCTCCTCTTCATGCCAATGCACAATATTTTCATGATCTTTTAATTCCTGAATCAGTTCGCTCAGTGATTTTTTCTTCATCGTCCACACCTCTTTATGAGGTACAGTTTACCGAATATTTGTTTGCCTGGCTAGATGAAAATACTGCACAAGAAAAAAAGCAGGGGAATAGCCCCCTGCCTACTTCATTTTTATTGTAAAAAGCTCTGTTTGTCCTTTTTTCGCCTCATTTGCGCCTGCAAATTGCAAAGGCTCTGCGGCATCACCGTTCATAATTACCATAGGGATGACGGTGCTGCTTGCTTTTTCTTTTATTAAATCCAGATTGCAGGTTAAAAGCAGGTCGCCTGTCTTGACTTTGTCTCCCTCTTTTACATGGGCTTCAAAACCTTCGCCGTTCATGTTTACGGTATCTAAACCGACATGTATCAAAAGTTCCGCTCCGGAAAGGGTGCGGATGCCGACAGCGTGTTTTGTATGAAACAGCTGAATCACTTCCCCCTCAACCGGTGAAACAATGTCTCCGTTTGCAGGTTCGACGGCGATCCCGTCCCCCATCATTTTTTGTGAAAATACGGGATCCGGCACTGAAGCCAAATCCATCACCGCTCCGTCAGCCGGAGAAAAAATCACTTCCTCGGCCGGCTTTTTCCGGCTGTCTCCCAATCCGAATAATTTTTTCAGCAATGTGTTGTGCTCCCTTCCTAAATCTGAATCCGTTACCAGTTTATTCTCCACTATTTAACCATACTTTCTTTTTTCCTTCAATTCTTAACCATACGGGATAACATCGCATAGTCTGTTGTAAAAAGGCGGTGGTCATATGGATCAAAATGAAAACGATAAACGTTATTTAGAAAGAAATGAAGACATCATCAGCCATGCGATGGATCATTTTTTTCAATCAGGCACCTTCTCAGAATTGATGCAGGGCTTTCAGCATCTTGTCAATTCGGCTTTCACTGAAGCACAAGTGACGATTGACGTCAGGGAAGAGCCTGCGGGCCTCTCAGTTGACATCAGCATCCCTCAGACATTCCGTGACGGGGATATGCTGGTGGAAACGAAAGAACGCTACCTTCACGTGACTATTCGGCATGATCATAAGCAGGCGCATTCATCCCATATGTCTTCAAGCATGACAAGAACCGTTGTCCTCCCTTATGAAGTGCGTGAAGAAGATATGGAAACATCCTGGAAT is a window encoding:
- a CDS encoding Hsp20/alpha crystallin family protein, translating into MDQNENDKRYLERNEDIISHAMDHFFQSGTFSELMQGFQHLVNSAFTEAQVTIDVREEPAGLSVDISIPQTFRDGDMLVETKERYLHVTIRHDHKQAHSSHMSSSMTRTVVLPYEVREEDMETSWNEQTLTLFFPKK
- a CDS encoding YpzG family protein, yielding MSYKDRLDQHSELFHHNWTRPKRSKSQVNGHTEMSQTNIILRSNAKAHRW
- a CDS encoding DUF1273 domain-containing protein, which codes for MKVLAVTGYKPFELGIFKHDDRALIYIKKAIETRLRSFLDEGLEWILISGQLGTELWAAETAYDLREEYPELKVAVITPFYGQEEKWKEPNKEMYESVLAQADYEESLTHRPYESPLQFRQKNAFFIEKSDALLLLYDPEMEGSPKYMLQQAEKRREKDGYPIYSITMDDLRAAVEEEDFFT
- the cotD gene encoding spore coat protein CotD → MFHHHHHCCPNVMPPIVHPTNCCEHHCFTNTVVPHIHPQHTTNVNHHNFEHVHYYPHTFSNVDPTTHQHFQCGSPCCDY
- the gpsB gene encoding cell division regulator GpsB, translating into MLADKVKLSAKDILEKEFKTGVRGYRQEDVDKFLDMIIKDYETFHQEIEELQQENLQLKKQLEEASKKQPVQSNTTNFDILKRLSNLEKHVFGSKLYDE
- a CDS encoding PTS glucose transporter subunit IIA, whose translation is MLKKLFGLGDSRKKPAEEVIFSPADGAVMDLASVPDPVFSQKMMGDGIAVEPANGDIVSPVEGEVIQLFHTKHAVGIRTLSGAELLIHVGLDTVNMNGEGFEAHVKEGDKVKTGDLLLTCNLDLIKEKASSTVIPMVIMNGDAAEPLQFAGANEAKKGQTELFTIKMK
- a CDS encoding DEAD/DEAH box helicase, which translates into the protein MKKKSLSELIQELKDHENIVHWHEEEPREAKTMPMPDKVNPKIRAALKKRGIERLFTHQYSAFQTVQTGESIVAVTPTASGKTLCYNLPVLQSIAEDSSSRALYLFPTKALAQDQKSELNEIIDETGMDIKSFTYDGDTSPAIRQKVRKAGHIVITNPDMLHSAILPHHTKWVSLFENLKYIVIDELHTYRGVFGSHVANVIRRLMRICAFYGSTPLFICTSATIANPRELAEQLTGNSVKLIDDNGAPSGRKHFAFYNPPIVNKPLHIRKSATVEVNELAKTFLKNKIQTIVFARSRVRVEIILSHIQEIVKKEIGAKSVRGYRGGYLPKERREIERGLRDGSILGVVSTNALELGVDIGQLQVCVMTGYPGSVASAWQQAGRAGRRQGEALIVMVANSDPIDQYIVRHPDYFFKRSPESARINPDNLIILVDHLKCAAYELPFRADETFGENDARDILEYLEEEGVLHENRERYHWASESFPASNISLRSASQENVVIVDRSETADVKIIGEMDRFSAMTLLHDEAIYLHEGVQYQVEKLDWEHKKAYVRKVDVEYYTDANLAVQLKVLEIDRSESRRKTAIHFGDVTVNALPTIFKKIKMTTFENIGSGPIHLPEEELHTSAAWLELKETDSEIGEKTLEQLLLGIAHVLQHIVPVYVMCDRNDVHVVPQIKAAHTGLPTIFLYDHYPGGIGLADEVYKRFDEINEGAERLIRQCPCQDGCPSCIGSEIEGIDAKKAILRLLNYV
- a CDS encoding THUMP domain-containing class I SAM-dependent RNA methyltransferase; translation: MKKYTLIATAPMGIEAIVAKEVRDLGYECKVDNGKVIFEGDALAICRANLWLRTADRIKVQVAEFQAKTFDELFEKTKAIDWRAYIPENAKFPVIGKSVKSVLASVPDCQRIVKKAIAEKLKLQSGKQNEWIEETGPEYKVEISLLKDKAVITLDSSGTGLHKRGYRVDQGGAPIKETLAAALVLLTNWTPDRPFVDPFCGSGTIAIEAALIGQNIAPGFNRDFVSEDWEWIGKELWDKARLEVEEKANYDQPLQIFASDVDHRMVNIAKENAEEAGLGDLIECKQMRVQDFTTKLEFGVIVGNPPYGERLGEKKEVERMYKEMGRAFESLDTWSVYMLTSNEQFEEAYGRKATKKRKLFNGFIKADYYQYWAKKKKTISKI
- a CDS encoding ribonuclease H-like domain-containing protein, with protein sequence MSLKNKLKRMKNHLNLPETEKKPAASSLPVPDIQVPFREDWEALGVKPFFFEDEYCLIRETVYPLSHRHGRYSFNELDDVMALWNKGGLTHTLSAEGYEKNQLFFFDTETTGLGGGAGNMIFLLGHARVYEDRVIVKQHLLPKPGNEAALYQSFLSEVDITSLVTYNGKAFDWPQVKTRHTLLRDRLPKLPEFGHFDLLHGARRLWKHKLERVSLSAVENEELAFKRDEDTPGYLAPMLYFQFLKAEDPALLEGVLSHNEQDVLSLIALYIHMSKKIFASSDQTSERQEAYAMAKWFIAHKETDRAVSQLEALQGKDFEDSDRALFDLAMLYKKQNRRQEAVPLWEKLTDSALHICRHQSAVELAIYFEHHAKDFKKALQAAQKAAKDDEISEKEAEKLQVRIARLRRKYSS